A region of the Sphingomonas sp. S2-65 genome:
TTAGCGCTCGGCCATGACCGCAGCTGCTTCCGCCCGCGAGATACTCACGCGCCTCCACGATGTCATGGCAAAGCGGCTGCCCGCACAAGCGAAGCTGAACGCCGTGGTGGAAGTCATCGGTTCCACGCTGAACAGCGAGGTTTGCTCGATCTACCTGCTGCGCGAAGGGGTGCTAGAGCTGTTCGCCACGCGCGGCCTTGCACAGGAAGCAGTGCACGTCACGACACTCGCGCTCGGCGAGGGGCTGGTCGGCACGATCGCCGCCAATGTCGAGACGCTGAACCTCGATGAGGCCGCGACGCATCCAGACTTCGCCTATCGTCCGGAAACCGGAGAGGATCGCTTTCACAGCTTCGCTGGCGTGCCGATCATACGGCGCGAGCGGTCGGTGGGGGTGCTCGCGGTGCAGCATGCCGAGCCGCGGCGCTATGCCGACATAGAAATCGAAGCGCTGCAAACGGTGGCGATGGTGCTGTCGGAATTGATCGCCAATGCCGACCTGATCGACACGGCTGGTGCGCCGTCCACTCGGCCGCAATCGACTGCTGCCAGTCATGCTCACGGTTTCAAGCTGGTCGACGGAATGGGCGTCGGCGTCGCGGTCTTCCATCAACCGCGCATCTTCATCGAGCACACCGTCGCTGAGGATACCGAGGCCGAGCGCCACCGCGTCTATGCGGCGTTCGACAAGATGCGTGATCAGATCGAGCGCATGGCGAGCCAGGCCGAGTTCGGCGGCGGCGGCGAGCACGACGAGGTGCTCGAGACCTACAAGATGTTCGCCTATGATGAAGGCTGGAGCCGGCGGATCAACGAGGCGATCGATTCCGGCCTGACCGCGGAGGCCGCGATCGAGCGGGTCCAGCAGCGGACTCGCCAGCGTATGCGTGAGATCGACGATCCGCTCTTGCGGGACCGCATGCACGACCTGGAGGACCTATCCAACCGGCTGCTTCGCACCGTATCCGGTCAACTCGGCACCGCGGCGCATATGGGCCTTCGTCAGGATGCAATCCTTATCGCCCGTAATCTCGGACCAGCCGAGTTGCTCGAATATGACCGGCGGCGATTGAAGGGCGTGGTTCTGGAAGAGGGCTCCCTGACCGCGCACGTTACCATCGTCGCGCGGGCCATGGGCGTGCCGGTGCTGGGTAGGGTGCGTGACGTGCGTCGGTTGATCGCGGAAGGCGACCTGTTGCTGCTGGATACCGCCGAAGAGAGCCTGTTCATCCGCCCAAGCCAAGCGATGCAAGAAGCGTTCGAGGCCAAGCTGGAGCTCAGCCAGAAGCGCAGGGCCGCCTTCGCCCAGCTAAAGGGTGAGGTACCGATCACCCGTGACGGCGAGCGCCTGGCCGTGATGGTAAATGCCGGGCTGCGCGATGATCTGGCGGCGCTCGACCTTACCGGCGCCGATGGCATCGGGCTGTTTCGCACCGAGTTCCAGTTCCTGGTGTCGGCGACCCTGCCCCAGCGCGAGGCGCAGCGGCGACTCTACAAGGACGTTCTCGAAGCCGCGGGCGACCGTCCGGTGGTGTTCCGCACTGTCGATATCGGCGGCGACAAGGCGTTGCCGTATCTCAATCACGATGAAGAGGGCGACGAAGAAAACCCCGCGATGGGCTGGCGCGCGCTCCGGCTCGCCCTTGACCGCGATGGCTTGATGAAGGCGCAGGCGCGCGCACTCATCGAAGCTGCGGGAGGGCGTACGCTTAGCGTGATGTTTCCGATGGTGTCGGAGCCTTGGGAGTTCGACCAAGCCAAGGCGCTGTTCGAGGCGCAGCGCGGTTGGCTCGCCGCCAGGGGCAAGAAGCTGCCGCTCGAAATCCGTTATGGCGCGATGCTCGAGGTTCCGGCTCTGGCCGAGGTGCTCGACGTCCTGCTGCCCGAGGTCGATTTCCTGTCCATCGGCACCAACGATCTCACCCAGTTCCTGTTCGCCGCCGACCGCGCGCACCCCAAGCTGGCGCTGCGCTATGACTGGCTCAGCCCTTCGATCCTGCGCTTCATTCGTCGGGTGGTGGAGCAGGCCGATGCCGCAGGCGTGCCGGTGACAGTGTGCGGCGAAATGGGCGGCCGGCCCTTGGAGGCAATGGCGCTGATCGGGCTCGGCATCCGGCGCCTGTCGATCACACCTGCTGCGGTAGGGCCGATCAAGGCGATGGTGCGCTCGCTCGATCGGAAGGCTGTGATCGCCGCGATGACCACGCTGCTGGCGGAACCCCGCACCCCCTTGCGCGCGGCGCTCATCGCCTGGGCCGAGGAACGATCCGTCGAACTCGCCTGATTATCCGCCGATTTACCGCGGCGCGGCGTTGACACCGAGGGCAGCGTAGAGGACATCCCCGGCAAGAAGGCGCGGCAGCGGTGCCGACGCCTTGCCCGGAGACCAGGATGGAAGGCGATACTGCCTCGAACGCCAATGCTTCCCCCGCGGGTGCGGGAGCTAGGCTGCGCGCAGCGCGTGAGGCCCAGGGGCTGGACCTGGCGGAGATCGCGGTGCGCACGCGCATTCCCCAACGCCATCTGGAAGCGATCGAGAACGCGGACTATTCGGGACTGCCCTCGTCCACCTACGCCATTGGTTTCGCCAAGGCCTATGCGCGGGCGGTGGGTGCCGACGAAGTCGCCGTGGCGCACGACATCCGTGGTGAGCTGGGCACGCTGCCCGAGCGATCGGCGCCGCCGCAATACTACCCGCTTGAAGAATCCGGGCGCATGCCCTCGCGAGGGTTTGCGTGGGTCGCGTTGGTGGTCGCGCTGCTTGTGCTGGTGGGCGTCGGGCTCTGGTATGGCACCGACTTGTTCCGGGGCACCACGCCAGCTGAGGATGTACTGGCATCCACCGGCACGGCGTCGGCTGATAGCGCATCGAACGCGAGCGTAGCCGCGGTGCCTGCTGCCGCGCCGGCCGCGGGTGGCCAGGTAACCTTGGTGGCGTCGGAAACGGTCTGGCTGCGCGTGCGTGACAGGACTGGCAAGCGGCTGTTCGAGAAGGAAATGGCGCCTGGCGAGCGATTTGACGTTCCCCGCGATGCGCAGGATCCGGTGGCGCGGACCGGCCGACCCGACCGCGTCCAGGTACTGATCAATGGATCGCAGGTAGCGCCGCTCGGCACCGGCGTGGAGACGGTGGACGTGGGCGTGAGCGCCGAGGCGCTTCAGGCGCGGAGCAGCGCTGCGGCGGACGGCGGCAACGTCGCTGCCCCCACCGCCCAGTGAACGGGGCGACAAGCGTTCGCCGATATTCTATGGCGGTTAACTGTAAGTCCTTTCAGCGAATCCACCGGGGGGTGTGACCTGATGCGTATGTTGATGACTGTGGCGATCGCCGCTGCGGCGCTTGGAACCGGCGGCGCGGCGCATGCCCAGAGCGGCAATGTCGAAGGCCGGGTCGACCGTCTGGAGCGCGAAATGCGCGCGGTGCAGCGCAAGGTATTTCCGGGCGGGGCCGGCCAGACCGTGGAGCCGCAGATCACGCCGGAGACGAACACGGTGATACCCGGCGTGCCGGCGAGCAGCCCCGTGGCCGATCTCACCCAGCGCGTGTCTGCGCTCGAGGGGCAGCTGACGACCTTGACCGGGCAGGTAGAGCAGAGCCAGTACCGCCTGCGTCAGCTGGAGGAGGCGTTCAACGCCTATAAGAGCGCGACCGACGCCCGACTGAAGGGCGTCGAGACGAGCAGCCGGCCGTCGGTTCCTGGCGCGGCCGTCGCTGGCGATACCGCGACGCTTGACGAGCCCGCACCAGCGTCTGCCGGTCGACCCGCGCCGGCTACCGAGAAGCCTGCGGCGAAGCCTACGGGTGCGCGGGCGCAGCAGGTTGCCGCGGTCGCCAAGCCAAGCAGCAACGATCCGGCCGAGGATGCCTATACCTATGGCTATCGCCTGTGGCAGGCCAAGCTGTACCCGGAGGCTCGGGCCCAGTTCGAGACGGTGGTCAACAAATACCCCCAGCACCGCCGCGCCAGCTATTCGCAGAACCTGCTCGGCCGCGCTTATCTCGATGCGGGCGCGCCCAGTCTGGCGGCGGTGGCGTTTTACGAGAATTACAAGAAGAACCCCAATGGCGAGCGGGCGCCGGACAGCCTCTATTACCTGGCCGACGCGCTGACCAAGCTGAAGAAGCCGTCGAACGAGGTCTGCAAGGTCTATAACGAGCTGACCCAGTTGTACGGCGACCGCCTCTCGGCCGAGATGAAGGCCGGAGTTGCAGAGGGCCGTGCCACCAACAAGTGCAAGTGAGCTGACTCCGCCCGCCGAAATCGTCGGGCGGTTTCGGCATGCCCTGGAAGCGCTGACCGGCGCGGCGCCGATGCCGGAGCGCCGGCTGGCGCTGGCGGTGTCGGGCGGGGGTGACAGCCTGGCGCTGCTTCTGCTTGGCGCGGCGGCGTATCCTGGCGCGGTGGTTGCGGCAACGGTGGACCACGGCCTGCGCCCGGAGGCGGCGGCGGAGGCGGCGTTCGTCGGGTGGGTCTGCGACCGGCTGGGCGTGCCGCATGCTGTGCTTCGTCCGGGCGCCGATCACAGCATGACCGGCAATCTGCAGGAGGCGGCGCGGCGGCTGCGGTACCGGCTGCTGGCACGCTGGGCGGGCCAGGCGGCGTGGCTGGGGACCGCGCACCAGCAGGACGACGTGGCCGAGACTTTCCTGATGCGCGCCAGGCGGGGGGCTGGCGTGGGTGGCCTAGCGGCGATGGCGGCGCAGCGGCCCTTGCGCGCCGGGCTGACGCTGGTGCGGCCGTTGCTCGGGTGGCCGCGCAAGGAGTTGGCGGCGCTGGTGGAGGGCGCGGGCTTGAAGGCGGTGGAGGATCCATCCAATCGGCACCCGCGCTTCGACCGGGCGCGGGTTCGGCAGTTGCTCGCGGAGAGTGGGGAGTTCGAGGCGGCGCGACTGGCACTGGCGGCGGGCAATTTGCGGCATGCCGAGGAGGCGCTGGCGTTTTTTGCCGAGCGTGAATGGAGCGTGCGGGCGCAGGATGATCCTCTGATTGACGCCTACCGCATTTCGGTTTCAATGATTTCAATGCCTTACGAGATGCGCCGCCGGCTTGCGCGGCGAGCGATCCTGCAAGTCATTGAAGTTTCAAGCCTTTCCAAAAACCCCGAATTGCGCAGCCTTGACGCTTTGGTGCGCAAACTCGATGCTGGCGGCTCCGGTACGATTGCGGGGGTGAAGGCGGTCGCCAAAGGTGCGACATGGGAGTTCAGCGTGGCTCCGCCGCGGCGATCACACTGATAGACGTTGTTCCATTGCGATTAACCTGGACG
Encoded here:
- a CDS encoding helix-turn-helix domain-containing protein; translated protein: MEGDTASNANASPAGAGARLRAAREAQGLDLAEIAVRTRIPQRHLEAIENADYSGLPSSTYAIGFAKAYARAVGADEVAVAHDIRGELGTLPERSAPPQYYPLEESGRMPSRGFAWVALVVALLVLVGVGLWYGTDLFRGTTPAEDVLASTGTASADSASNASVAAVPAAAPAAGGQVTLVASETVWLRVRDRTGKRLFEKEMAPGERFDVPRDAQDPVARTGRPDRVQVLINGSQVAPLGTGVETVDVGVSAEALQARSSAAADGGNVAAPTAQ
- the tilS gene encoding tRNA lysidine(34) synthetase TilS; this encodes MPPTSASELTPPAEIVGRFRHALEALTGAAPMPERRLALAVSGGGDSLALLLLGAAAYPGAVVAATVDHGLRPEAAAEAAFVGWVCDRLGVPHAVLRPGADHSMTGNLQEAARRLRYRLLARWAGQAAWLGTAHQQDDVAETFLMRARRGAGVGGLAAMAAQRPLRAGLTLVRPLLGWPRKELAALVEGAGLKAVEDPSNRHPRFDRARVRQLLAESGEFEAARLALAAGNLRHAEEALAFFAEREWSVRAQDDPLIDAYRISVSMISMPYEMRRRLARRAILQVIEVSSLSKNPELRSLDALVRKLDAGGSGTIAGVKAVAKGATWEFSVAPPRRSH
- the ptsP gene encoding phosphoenolpyruvate--protein phosphotransferase — translated: MTAAASAREILTRLHDVMAKRLPAQAKLNAVVEVIGSTLNSEVCSIYLLREGVLELFATRGLAQEAVHVTTLALGEGLVGTIAANVETLNLDEAATHPDFAYRPETGEDRFHSFAGVPIIRRERSVGVLAVQHAEPRRYADIEIEALQTVAMVLSELIANADLIDTAGAPSTRPQSTAASHAHGFKLVDGMGVGVAVFHQPRIFIEHTVAEDTEAERHRVYAAFDKMRDQIERMASQAEFGGGGEHDEVLETYKMFAYDEGWSRRINEAIDSGLTAEAAIERVQQRTRQRMREIDDPLLRDRMHDLEDLSNRLLRTVSGQLGTAAHMGLRQDAILIARNLGPAELLEYDRRRLKGVVLEEGSLTAHVTIVARAMGVPVLGRVRDVRRLIAEGDLLLLDTAEESLFIRPSQAMQEAFEAKLELSQKRRAAFAQLKGEVPITRDGERLAVMVNAGLRDDLAALDLTGADGIGLFRTEFQFLVSATLPQREAQRRLYKDVLEAAGDRPVVFRTVDIGGDKALPYLNHDEEGDEENPAMGWRALRLALDRDGLMKAQARALIEAAGGRTLSVMFPMVSEPWEFDQAKALFEAQRGWLAARGKKLPLEIRYGAMLEVPALAEVLDVLLPEVDFLSIGTNDLTQFLFAADRAHPKLALRYDWLSPSILRFIRRVVEQADAAGVPVTVCGEMGGRPLEAMALIGLGIRRLSITPAAVGPIKAMVRSLDRKAVIAAMTTLLAEPRTPLRAALIAWAEERSVELA
- a CDS encoding outer membrane protein assembly factor BamD encodes the protein MRMLMTVAIAAAALGTGGAAHAQSGNVEGRVDRLEREMRAVQRKVFPGGAGQTVEPQITPETNTVIPGVPASSPVADLTQRVSALEGQLTTLTGQVEQSQYRLRQLEEAFNAYKSATDARLKGVETSSRPSVPGAAVAGDTATLDEPAPASAGRPAPATEKPAAKPTGARAQQVAAVAKPSSNDPAEDAYTYGYRLWQAKLYPEARAQFETVVNKYPQHRRASYSQNLLGRAYLDAGAPSLAAVAFYENYKKNPNGERAPDSLYYLADALTKLKKPSNEVCKVYNELTQLYGDRLSAEMKAGVAEGRATNKCK